Genomic DNA from Candidatus Eisenbacteria bacterium:
GCCCGCCCCTCTCTCCCCACGTCGTCGGCATGCACGTCCTTCCGCTTCTCGAAGCGGGGCAGCGCGTCTTCTTCATCGTCGTCGATTGCATGCGCCTCGATCAGTGGATGGCGATCGAGAAGCTTCTCGAACCGTACTTCGACATGCGAACCGACTACTACTACTCGATCCTTCCTTCCGCGACTCCTTACGCGCGGAACGGAATCTTCTCCGGGCTTTTCCCGAGGGATCTGGCCGAGAAGCATCCGGATTGGTGGCTCGAGCAGGCGTCCGACGAGGGGGGGAAGAACCGCTTCGAGAAACAACTTCTCGAAGCACAGCTCGCGCGCAAGAAGGTCGTCCTCCGCCAACAGCTTCGCTACGTCAAGATCTACAACATCGAGGAAGGGAACAGCATCCGCCGCCAGATGGCGTCGTTCTTCTCCATCCCGTTCGCCGCGCTCGTGATCAACTTCGTCGACATGTTCGCGCACGGCCGGTCGGAGTCCGAAATCCTTCGGGAGCTCGCCCCCGATGAAGCGGCCTTCCGGTCGGTCATGACCTCGTGGTTCCAGCACTCGGCCCTCTTCGAGATCTTGCGCGCGGCCGCGAGCCAGGACGCCCGCGTCGTGATCACCTCGGACCACGGATCGATCCTCGGGAAGAAAGCAACCACCGTGTATGGGAACCGCGATACGTCCACGAACCTCCGCTACAAGTTCGGAAACAACCTCGGCTGCGACGAGCGCCAGGCGGTGAAGGTGAAGAACCCGGGCGACTTTCGGCTTCCCGGCGGCTCGCTCAGCAAGAACTACATCTTCGCGAAGGAGAACTACTACTTCGTCTACCCGACCCGGTTCCACGAGTACGAACGGCAGTACCGGAACACCTTCCAGCACGGGGGGATCTCGCTCGAGGAGATGGTTCTTCCCTGCGCGCTTCTCACCCCCCGGAAGTGAGAGAACGGCCGTGCCACCCTCGCTCGTTCTCGCGAGCTCCTCTCCGGAAGAGACGATGCGAATCGGCGAGAAGGTCGGGGCGCTTCTTCGCGCCGGCGATCTCGTGCTGCTCGAAGGAGACCTCGGGAGCGGCAAGACGGTCTTCGTGCGCGGGGTCTGCCGCGCCTTCGGATGCGAGGAGCAAGTTCGCTCCCCTTCGTTCGTTCTCGTCCGCGAGTACCGCGGGCGGGAGACGATCTTCCACATCGATCTCTATCGGTTGACAGGCCTCTCCGATTGGCATACCCTCGGCGTCGAAGATCGCATGGGACAGGGAGTTGCCCTTGTCGAGTGGGGCGAGGCTCT
This window encodes:
- the tsaE gene encoding tRNA (adenosine(37)-N6)-threonylcarbamoyltransferase complex ATPase subunit type 1 TsaE, which translates into the protein MPPSLVLASSSPEETMRIGEKVGALLRAGDLVLLEGDLGSGKTVFVRGVCRAFGCEEQVRSPSFVLVREYRGRETIFHIDLYRLTGLSDWHTLGVEDRMGQGVALVEWGEALERLFAADALVVKLEAGAAFTDRLLRLRWNDPRLLRMGPVA
- a CDS encoding response regulator; this translates as MSRILWADDEIDLLRPHVIFLTERGYEVETVSSGDEAIRRIAETHFDAVLLDEMMPGRDGLSTLEGIKEIDPGVPVIMITKSEEEELVNTAIRKRINDYLLKPVNPMQILSALRRVLEKEKIESSQVAKDYLEEFNRIRALAHGASWKEWIDIHRRLSRWDIEVERFRNIGLGQTQEDIRREMNAAFARYVESEYAGWVHGKEGPPLSPHVVGMHVLPLLEAGQRVFFIVVDCMRLDQWMAIEKLLEPYFDMRTDYYYSILPSATPYARNGIFSGLFPRDLAEKHPDWWLEQASDEGGKNRFEKQLLEAQLARKKVVLRQQLRYVKIYNIEEGNSIRRQMASFFSIPFAALVINFVDMFAHGRSESEILRELAPDEAAFRSVMTSWFQHSALFEILRAAASQDARVVITSDHGSILGKKATTVYGNRDTSTNLRYKFGNNLGCDERQAVKVKNPGDFRLPGGSLSKNYIFAKENYYFVYPTRFHEYERQYRNTFQHGGISLEEMVLPCALLTPRK